A window of Ignavibacterium sp. contains these coding sequences:
- the ndk gene encoding nucleoside-diphosphate kinase, translating into MGNKTLAIIKPDAVSDGYIGEIISMITKAGFKVKALKMVHLTVNQAKSFYEVHKERPFYNDLVEYMTSGPCVPIALEKENAVEDYRKLIGATDPAQAEEGTVRKLYARNKQFNAVHGSDSDENAEKEIAFFFSRQELLENYPN; encoded by the coding sequence TTGGGTAACAAAACATTAGCAATTATTAAACCTGACGCTGTAAGCGATGGTTATATTGGCGAAATTATTTCAATGATCACAAAAGCTGGTTTCAAAGTAAAAGCTCTGAAGATGGTTCATTTAACAGTAAATCAGGCAAAGAGCTTTTATGAAGTTCACAAAGAAAGACCTTTCTACAATGATTTGGTAGAATATATGACTTCAGGTCCGTGTGTTCCGATTGCATTGGAAAAAGAAAATGCTGTTGAAGATTACAGAAAACTGATCGGCGCAACCGATCCGGCTCAAGCAGAAGAAGGAACTGTCAGAAAACTTTATGCAAGAAATAAACAGTTTAATGCTGTTCACGGCTCTGATTCTGATGAAAATGCCGAAAAGGAAATCGCTTTCTTTTTCTCCAGGCAGGAGTTGTTAGAAAATTATCCAAACTAA
- a CDS encoding GNAT family N-acetyltransferase — MPQTKIRSWLKSDFKTVRKILTETWLDTYSFIPEEDILFHLDKFYSEEKLNVLFIDPYTQCFITESDGHSSGWMKLYDNKSQKRFYVSSLYVLPQFQGTGIGKILMNKAEEIARQKGYDRIWLGVMKDNIKALEWYKKIGFNFVEEEPFQMGKTVVMHLIGYKLI, encoded by the coding sequence ATGCCTCAAACAAAAATCCGAAGTTGGTTAAAAAGCGATTTCAAAACTGTAAGAAAAATTTTAACCGAAACCTGGTTAGATACATATTCATTCATTCCTGAAGAAGATATCCTGTTTCACTTAGATAAATTTTATAGTGAAGAAAAACTAAACGTTCTCTTTATCGATCCATATACACAATGTTTCATTACTGAATCAGATGGACATTCATCCGGTTGGATGAAGTTATACGACAACAAATCACAAAAGAGATTTTATGTATCCTCACTTTATGTTCTCCCTCAATTTCAAGGTACTGGTATTGGTAAAATTTTGATGAATAAAGCTGAAGAAATTGCAAGGCAGAAAGGTTACGACCGGATTTGGCTTGGTGTTATGAAAGATAATATCAAAGCACTGGAATGGTACAAAAAAATCGGATTTAATTTCGTTGAAGAAGAACCATTTCAGATGGGAAAAACAGTAGTGATGCATCTTATAGGATACAAACTAATATAA
- the purQ gene encoding phosphoribosylformylglycinamidine synthase subunit PurQ, translating into MKPKFGVVVFPGSNCDHDAYYVIKKILDHDVTFLWHKENNLDDTNVIILPGGFSYGDYLRTGAIARFSPIMNSVIDFANKGGIVIGICNGFQILLEAGLLPGVMLRNISLQFVCKDVYLSTENRSTLFTSEIPSEKKAIKIPIAHGEGNYFASEDVLKELEDNNQIVFRYSDSNGIVSEELNPNGSLLNIAGIINKKGNVLGMMPHPERACDSVLGKTDGQLIFKSIINYLTN; encoded by the coding sequence ATGAAACCAAAGTTCGGCGTTGTAGTTTTTCCTGGTTCCAACTGTGATCACGATGCTTATTATGTTATTAAAAAAATTCTTGATCACGATGTAACTTTTTTGTGGCACAAAGAAAATAATCTTGATGATACAAATGTTATAATTCTTCCCGGTGGATTCTCTTACGGTGATTATTTAAGAACAGGTGCTATAGCAAGATTTTCTCCTATAATGAATTCCGTAATTGATTTTGCAAACAAAGGTGGAATTGTAATTGGAATTTGTAATGGTTTCCAGATTTTACTTGAAGCCGGATTATTACCCGGCGTTATGCTACGAAATATTTCACTGCAATTTGTTTGTAAAGATGTTTATCTTTCGACTGAAAACAGAAGCACACTTTTTACAAGTGAAATACCTTCTGAAAAAAAAGCTATTAAAATTCCAATAGCACACGGTGAAGGTAATTACTTTGCTAGCGAAGATGTTCTTAAAGAACTTGAAGATAATAATCAGATAGTTTTCAGATATTCAGATTCAAATGGAATTGTTTCAGAAGAATTAAATCCAAATGGCTCTTTGTTAAACATTGCTGGTATAATTAACAAAAAAGGTAATGTTCTTGGAATGATGCCTCATCCTGAAAGAGCTTGTGATTCTGTTCTTGGTAAAACTGATGGACAACTTATATTTAAGTCAATAATAAATTATTTAACAAATTAA
- the tatA gene encoding twin-arginine translocase TatA/TatE family subunit, giving the protein MFGNLGAGEIILIILVILLLFGAKKIPELAQGLGKGMKEFKKAVRDVEDEIKKTDEEVKKEEKKS; this is encoded by the coding sequence ATGTTTGGAAATTTAGGCGCCGGTGAAATAATCCTGATAATACTTGTAATTCTTCTTCTGTTTGGAGCAAAGAAAATTCCTGAACTTGCTCAGGGTTTGGGTAAAGGAATGAAAGAATTTAAGAAAGCCGTTCGTGATGTTGAAGACGAAATCAAAAAAACAGATGAAGAAGTAAAGAAAGAAGAAAAAAAATCTTAA
- the sucD gene encoding succinate--CoA ligase subunit alpha, which produces MSILVSNKTRLVVQGITGSEGSFHTGQMVEYGTKVVAGVTPGKGGTKFEGIPIYNTVEEAVKEQKANTSVIFVPPAFAADAILEAANAGIKVIICITEGIPTNDMLKVYNAIKNKDVVLIGPNCPGVISPGQAKVGIMPGFIHKKGNIGVVSRSGTLTYEAVKQLTDVGLGQSTCVGIGGDPIIGSKFTDIIKMFNEDPDTEGIVMIGEIGGSAEEEAAEFIKKNVKKPVVGFIAGRTAPPGRRMGHAGAIISGGKGTAAEKMAAMKKAGIHVVESPAEIGITMFKAIEKLRKAKAVSKVDSKKAKPTKTKTTDKKSKSSKKEKSSKKKSHKKKR; this is translated from the coding sequence ATGAGTATTCTCGTTTCAAATAAAACAAGATTAGTCGTTCAGGGAATTACAGGCAGCGAAGGTTCTTTTCATACCGGACAAATGGTTGAATACGGAACCAAAGTAGTTGCAGGTGTAACTCCCGGAAAAGGCGGAACAAAATTCGAAGGTATTCCAATTTATAACACTGTTGAAGAAGCAGTTAAAGAACAAAAGGCAAATACATCTGTAATTTTCGTTCCACCGGCATTTGCTGCAGATGCAATCCTTGAGGCAGCCAATGCAGGCATTAAAGTAATTATATGCATCACTGAAGGAATTCCAACCAACGATATGTTGAAAGTTTATAATGCAATTAAAAATAAAGATGTTGTTTTAATCGGTCCGAATTGTCCCGGAGTAATTTCACCCGGACAAGCTAAAGTTGGAATTATGCCAGGATTCATTCATAAAAAAGGAAACATTGGTGTTGTATCAAGAAGTGGAACATTGACTTATGAAGCAGTAAAACAATTAACTGATGTTGGGCTTGGACAATCAACTTGCGTCGGAATTGGTGGTGATCCGATTATAGGTTCAAAGTTTACAGATATAATAAAAATGTTTAATGAAGATCCTGACACAGAAGGCATCGTAATGATTGGTGAGATTGGCGGAAGTGCTGAAGAAGAAGCTGCAGAGTTTATAAAGAAAAATGTGAAGAAACCTGTTGTTGGATTTATTGCCGGAAGAACTGCTCCTCCGGGAAGAAGAATGGGTCACGCAGGTGCAATAATCTCTGGTGGAAAAGGTACTGCAGCAGAAAAAATGGCAGCGATGAAAAAAGCCGGAATTCATGTTGTTGAAAGTCCTGCCGAAATTGGAATTACAATGTTCAAAGCAATAGAGAAGTTGAGAAAAGCAAAAGCAGTTTCAAAGGTAGATTCTAAAAAGGCAAAACCGACAAAAACAAAAACTACTGATAAAAAAAGTAAGTCATCAAAAAAAGAAAAATCATCAAAGAAAAAGTCACATAAAAAGAAAAGATAG
- the pssA gene encoding CDP-diacylglycerol--serine O-phosphatidyltransferase, which yields MSKLKITPSVIPNLFTALNMFSGFLSIIYSSNENFVYAGWLIIVAAIFDTLDGLMARLTKSSSELGVELDSLSDVVSFGAAPSFLLYKTYFYNFETAGIILSSLPLIAGGFRLARFNVQLVGFDKKYFTGLPIPSAAIIFATMILSFYNNGFEKIFDYIIIPGVIIISYLMVSKVRYETFPKFSSENIKAKPFHFIFMFLSFVAIIIFYVKGLFFSFVAMILLGLIRHYYLKITNKTIRG from the coding sequence ATGAGCAAACTTAAAATCACACCTTCAGTTATTCCTAATCTCTTTACTGCTCTGAATATGTTCAGTGGATTTTTGTCCATCATTTATTCAAGCAATGAAAATTTTGTTTATGCCGGCTGGTTGATAATTGTTGCTGCAATCTTCGATACACTTGATGGTTTAATGGCACGACTTACAAAATCTAGTAGTGAGCTTGGAGTTGAGCTCGACTCACTTTCTGATGTTGTTTCTTTCGGTGCTGCACCATCATTTCTGCTTTACAAAACTTATTTCTATAATTTTGAAACGGCAGGAATAATTTTAAGCTCATTGCCTCTTATTGCCGGCGGATTTCGTCTTGCAAGATTTAATGTTCAGTTGGTTGGCTTTGATAAAAAATATTTTACCGGCTTGCCCATTCCATCCGCAGCAATCATATTTGCTACAATGATTCTAAGTTTTTACAACAACGGGTTTGAAAAAATTTTTGACTACATAATTATTCCCGGAGTTATCATCATCTCTTATCTGATGGTAAGCAAAGTAAGATATGAAACATTTCCGAAATTCAGTTCAGAAAACATCAAAGCAAAACCTTTTCATTTCATTTTTATGTTTCTTTCATTTGTAGCGATAATCATTTTCTATGTAAAAGGACTTTTCTTTAGTTTTGTAGCGATGATTTTACTCGGTCTAATAAGACATTATTATCTAAAGATTACAAATAAAACCATCAGAGGTTAA
- a CDS encoding phosphoribosylaminoimidazolesuccinocarboxamide synthase — protein MLETILHSQPIDEKYIQVEYTDTVLLEKKKIKVKDIGIKTCELSHFFFEYATGFQIPTAYVKKDDKTILKFVNHKPFSFTVKILNRADKRIAKIFGLKEHSELKLPVFEFHYGEGKDTLISESHLISFDLCNQEDMKVILRISSKVNAVLKSFFDRRNEILSQLSCTFGKFEEKICLSGDFSPFGLKVYPKEENKKWFDPEKMNTPAEIKKYTDFLHNIVSPK, from the coding sequence ATGTTAGAGACAATTTTACATTCTCAACCAATTGATGAAAAGTACATTCAAGTTGAATATACTGACACAGTTTTATTGGAGAAAAAGAAAATAAAAGTTAAAGACATTGGAATAAAAACCTGCGAACTGAGTCATTTCTTTTTTGAATATGCAACCGGATTTCAAATACCGACTGCTTATGTTAAAAAAGATGATAAAACAATTCTGAAGTTTGTTAATCACAAACCTTTTTCTTTTACCGTAAAAATCTTAAATCGTGCTGACAAAAGAATTGCAAAAATTTTCGGACTAAAAGAACACAGCGAACTAAAACTACCCGTTTTTGAATTTCATTATGGAGAAGGTAAAGACACATTGATAAGTGAAAGTCATTTAATTTCTTTTGATCTTTGTAATCAGGAAGATATGAAAGTAATTTTAAGAATAAGTTCGAAGGTTAACGCAGTGTTAAAATCTTTTTTCGATAGAAGAAATGAAATCTTATCTCAACTTTCCTGCACTTTTGGTAAATTTGAAGAGAAGATTTGTTTAAGTGGTGATTTCTCACCTTTCGGTTTGAAAGTTTATCCAAAAGAAGAAAATAAGAAATGGTTCGACCCTGAAAAGATGAACACACCAGCAGAAATTAAAAAGTATACTGATTTTCTACATAATATCGTGAGTCCTAAATAA
- the purS gene encoding phosphoribosylformylglycinamidine synthase subunit PurS, whose amino-acid sequence MFKAKVIIKRRPSILDPQGKAVEKGAQHLGLTNIRNTRIGKYIEFDVLSDNRQEAEKEVNDYCNKLLANPIMEDYEFTLEEVK is encoded by the coding sequence TTGTTCAAAGCGAAAGTAATTATTAAACGAAGACCTTCTATTCTTGATCCTCAGGGAAAAGCAGTTGAAAAAGGCGCTCAGCATCTTGGATTAACGAACATCAGAAACACCAGAATTGGTAAATACATTGAATTTGATGTTCTGAGCGATAATCGTCAGGAAGCAGAGAAAGAAGTTAATGATTATTGTAATAAGCTTCTTGCAAATCCAATTATGGAAGATTATGAATTCACACTTGAAGAAGTGAAGTGA
- a CDS encoding phosphatidylserine decarboxylase family protein, with amino-acid sequence MFTKYGYTTIGTVAIISFILIVIGIFINNGYIRYPLFILALLLIAFTLNFFRDPERIVPSKENIVVSPADGKVLFVKEVIDEKFLKGKAKQISVFMSPLNVHVNRIPISGKVDYLKHYEGEFIAAFEDKASERNERTEIGITSLKGKVLFTQIAGFVARRIVCDLKSGDEVKIGERFGMIKFGSRVDILVPIDWQEKVKKDDKVFAGETVLFEIP; translated from the coding sequence ATGTTCACAAAATATGGTTACACAACAATCGGCACTGTTGCAATAATTTCTTTCATACTAATTGTAATCGGGATTTTTATAAATAATGGTTACATCAGATATCCTCTTTTTATTCTCGCATTACTTTTAATTGCTTTCACTTTAAATTTTTTCAGAGATCCTGAAAGAATAGTTCCCTCAAAAGAAAATATTGTTGTATCTCCTGCCGATGGAAAAGTACTTTTTGTAAAAGAAGTAATTGATGAAAAATTTCTCAAAGGAAAAGCAAAGCAGATTTCTGTTTTTATGTCACCGTTAAATGTTCATGTTAATCGAATTCCTATCTCAGGTAAAGTTGATTATTTAAAACATTACGAAGGAGAATTTATTGCTGCATTTGAAGACAAAGCTTCAGAAAGAAATGAAAGAACAGAGATTGGAATTACATCTCTAAAAGGTAAAGTACTGTTCACTCAGATTGCGGGATTTGTAGCACGAAGAATAGTTTGTGATTTGAAATCCGGAGATGAAGTTAAAATCGGAGAGCGATTTGGAATGATTAAATTTGGCAGTCGTGTCGATATTCTCGTTCCAATTGATTGGCAGGAAAAAGTTAAAAAAGATGATAAAGTTTTTGCAGGCGAAACAGTTCTTTTCGAAATTCCATAA
- the gatA gene encoding Asp-tRNA(Asn)/Glu-tRNA(Gln) amidotransferase subunit GatA — protein MEYKNITEKISLIKDGKISLVQNVKDFLIRIEARKNLNAFNFIFAEEAIAKAEEVENKIKSGKHGKLAGAVIAIKDVLAYKDHPLTCSSKILSDFISIYTATAVKKLIDEDAIIIGKTNCDEFAMGSSNENSAFGAVLNPIDETRVPGGSSGGSAVAVDADLCDASLGTDTGGSIRQPAAFCGIFGMKPTYGRVSRFGLTAFASSFDTIGPFAKSIEDVALILNVISGKDDNDSTSVDSNKIDYPIKELTEQKIKIGIPKEYFGEGLDNEIKMRIFNVVEILKSNGIEFESVSLPMTEYNIATYYILTTAEASSNLARYDGARYGYRSKQSGTLEEMYVNSRSEGFGNEVKRRIMLGTYVLSSGYYDAYYRKAQKVRRLIKEDFDKVFAQVDLLITPTTPSVAFKLGEKSSDPLQMYLSDIYTTSANLAGIPGLNIPIGFNKERLPIGMQILSRHFDENKIFQIASLTKNLLGR, from the coding sequence ATGGAATATAAAAACATCACAGAAAAAATTTCTTTAATTAAAGATGGCAAAATTTCTCTCGTTCAGAATGTAAAAGATTTTTTAATCAGAATTGAAGCAAGAAAAAATCTTAATGCATTTAATTTTATTTTCGCTGAAGAAGCAATTGCTAAAGCAGAAGAAGTTGAAAATAAAATTAAATCAGGCAAACACGGTAAACTTGCCGGAGCAGTAATCGCAATCAAAGATGTTCTTGCTTATAAAGATCATCCTCTCACCTGCTCTTCAAAAATCTTATCTGATTTTATTTCAATATACACAGCAACAGCAGTAAAGAAATTAATTGATGAAGATGCTATTATCATCGGCAAAACAAATTGTGATGAATTTGCAATGGGTTCATCAAATGAGAATTCGGCATTTGGTGCAGTCTTAAATCCAATTGATGAAACCAGAGTTCCCGGTGGTTCAAGCGGAGGTTCTGCAGTAGCTGTTGATGCTGATTTATGCGATGCATCACTTGGAACTGATACCGGTGGTTCAATTCGTCAGCCTGCTGCTTTCTGCGGAATATTTGGAATGAAACCAACTTACGGAAGAGTTTCAAGATTTGGTTTAACTGCATTTGCATCTTCTTTTGATACGATTGGACCATTTGCAAAAAGTATTGAAGATGTGGCGCTGATTCTGAATGTAATTTCTGGTAAAGATGATAATGACTCAACTTCAGTTGATTCAAACAAAATTGATTATCCGATAAAAGAGCTCACTGAACAAAAAATAAAAATTGGTATACCAAAAGAATATTTTGGTGAAGGATTAGATAATGAAATTAAGATGAGAATTTTTAATGTTGTAGAAATATTAAAAAGTAACGGGATTGAATTTGAATCTGTTTCTCTTCCGATGACAGAATACAATATCGCAACTTATTACATTCTCACAACTGCGGAAGCATCTTCAAACCTGGCGAGATATGATGGTGCCCGGTATGGCTACCGTTCCAAACAATCAGGAACACTGGAAGAAATGTATGTTAATTCCCGGTCAGAAGGATTTGGCAATGAAGTAAAACGAAGAATAATGTTAGGCACTTATGTTTTATCATCCGGGTATTATGATGCTTACTATCGAAAAGCTCAGAAAGTTAGACGATTGATTAAAGAAGATTTTGATAAAGTGTTTGCGCAGGTTGATTTGCTCATAACCCCAACTACACCTTCAGTTGCATTTAAGCTTGGTGAAAAATCAAGTGATCCATTACAAATGTATCTGAGCGATATATACACAACTTCAGCTAATCTTGCCGGAATTCCAGGATTAAATATCCCAATAGGATTTAATAAAGAAAGATTACCTATTGGAATGCAAATCCTTTCAAGACACTTTGATGAGAATAAAATATTTCAAATAGCTTCGTTAACTAAAAATTTACTCGGCAGATAA